From the genome of Armatimonadota bacterium:
GCGCCGATCCGTCATCACGCCCTGGGACGTGGTGAGGATGGCGATGCCCATGCCGCCCTGAACGCGCGGCACGAGCGCGGAACTCTTGTACACCCGGAGACCGGGCTTCGAGATGCGCTTTATCTCGCGAATGGCCTTGGTGCGGCGCGGGCCGTACTTCAGCGTGACCTTCAGGCGGGGATGCCCGTCCACGGTCACGGCCTCAAAGCCGCTGATATAGCCTTCCTGCTCCAGAATGCGCAGGATCTCCGTCTTCAGTTTCGACGAAGGGAGTTCTACCGTATCCTTGTTGGCATGGAAGCCGTTTCGGATGCGGGTCAGCAAATCTGCAATCGGATCTGTTACGTTCATGTTCCTCTGTGAATTCCTCCCGCGGTCTCGGCTGCACAGCCGACGCGACGGGCGTTCTAGTTCCGAGTTCCGAGTTCCTGGTTCCGAAACTCGGAACTCGGAACCAGGAACTCGAAACGTGATTCTACCAACTGCTCTTCGTGATGCCGGGC
Proteins encoded in this window:
- the rpsH gene encoding 30S ribosomal protein S8; protein product: MNVTDPIADLLTRIRNGFHANKDTVELPSSKLKTEILRILEQEGYISGFEAVTVDGHPRLKVTLKYGPRRTKAIREIKRISKPGLRVYKSSALVPRVQGGMGIAILTTSQGVMTDRRARQLGIGGEVLCTVC